One Aneurinibacillus migulanus genomic region harbors:
- a CDS encoding transposase family protein, whose amino-acid sequence MTILSTLFPSYWHMKKTTHKDKQIFLELVSKKRMSNCPMCGTPSSRIHSQYVRSTKDLPLTGYTVHFPLIVPKFFCDYVGCRRKIFTERQKEKWELILRVQAMRQKGLSISFISKQTKLDPKTLRKYLKLKEPPIRQRRRRENVLTPYKQTTQHLCCKGKTITEIFETIKQEGYRGSITILSDYVACFRRNIK is encoded by the coding sequence ATGACAATTCTTTCTACCTTATTTCCGTCTTATTGGCACATGAAAAAGACCACCCATAAAGATAAACAGATTTTCCTGGAGTTAGTATCTAAGAAAAGGATGAGTAATTGCCCAATGTGTGGAACTCCTTCTTCTCGCATTCATAGTCAGTATGTACGTTCAACCAAAGATTTACCTCTTACTGGATATACTGTACATTTTCCCCTAATTGTTCCGAAATTTTTCTGTGATTATGTGGGTTGTAGAAGAAAGATTTTTACCGAACGCCAAAAGGAAAAATGGGAATTGATTCTTCGGGTGCAGGCCATGCGACAAAAAGGACTTTCTATCTCGTTTATTTCTAAACAGACAAAGCTTGACCCTAAGACACTCCGAAAATATTTGAAATTAAAAGAACCACCTATCAGACAACGCCGTCGTAGAGAAAACGTTCTTACTCCTTATAAACAGACGACTCAGCACCTCTGTTGTAAAGGAAAAACGATAACAGAAATCTTTGAGACAATAAAACAAGAAGGATACCGAGGCTCTATAACAATTCTATCTGACTATGTTGCTTGCTTTCGTCGAAACATAAAGTAA
- a CDS encoding lasso peptide biosynthesis B2 protein — translation MKIFRKVRAFLRLNMKMKLLLIEAFVYLAWARYLKSVPFSKVAPLLGERMGETTFSSHSFNKEILRNVSAAIHMISGYTFWESECLVKAIAGMKMLEKRKIESTLYLGTAKDKHGEFVAHAWLRSGSYYVSGSETMEKFTVVASFAKGCSIKKSEKENHG, via the coding sequence ATGAAAATTTTTCGTAAGGTTAGGGCATTTCTTAGATTGAATATGAAAATGAAACTTTTACTTATAGAAGCCTTTGTTTACTTAGCGTGGGCCCGTTATCTTAAGTCGGTCCCTTTTTCTAAGGTTGCCCCGTTGTTAGGTGAAAGGATGGGAGAAACCACTTTTTCCTCTCATTCATTTAATAAGGAAATCTTACGTAATGTATCTGCGGCCATTCATATGATAAGCGGTTATACTTTTTGGGAAAGCGAATGCCTTGTAAAGGCCATAGCTGGAATGAAAATGCTAGAAAAACGAAAAATTGAAAGTACGCTTTATCTCGGTACAGCTAAGGATAAGCATGGAGAATTTGTTGCTCATGCATGGTTACGCAGCGGATCTTACTATGTATCAGGCTCTGAAACGATGGAGAAATTTACAGTTGTTGCCTCATTCGCTAAAGGATGCAGTATTAAGAAGAGTGAAAAGGAAAACCATGGATAA
- a CDS encoding transposase, which produces MVEAQKSNFPEINQLAKGIKKDYLAIFHALQYQWSNGLIEGHINCLKTLRRLMVWTSEP; this is translated from the coding sequence ATAGTAGAAGCACAAAAAAGCAATTTTCCTGAAATTAATCAGCTAGCAAAAGGAATTAAAAAAGATTATTTGGCGATTTTTCATGCTCTACAATACCAATGGAGCAACGGACTTATCGAAGGACACATTAACTGTTTAAAAACATTAAGACGATTAATGGTATGGACGAGCGAACCTTGA
- a CDS encoding pectate lyase family protein encodes MKKYLFVFISLILTLLFVQQSYPKAKTKSAFDFNVLDFGTHKTDVTLQKAIDHAQKNGGGIVYVPAGYYSINRTVIVKPTVSLQLSTAATFNITKDINGIELKKNSNISGGMISAWGLNKYTKSAIYIDGRDKLTSGSFSANISNVKLTSRTGGNGIFLYAQKGNDHIGWVQVDNINIHGFEKGIHLKTNPVTSPDMIWVDGNNFSNILISDAVYGIYLDGHRFLPYEVAGNMFNNVQIQNTDRTEISIYIKGNLNQIQAMIWDVRPGKKAIYLDTDSRENQIRSNVKVTDPSVVDLGENNLILPFQK; translated from the coding sequence ATGAAAAAATATTTATTTGTATTCATATCTCTGATCCTCACTTTGTTATTTGTTCAACAAAGTTACCCTAAGGCCAAAACGAAGAGTGCGTTTGACTTTAATGTCCTAGATTTCGGAACGCATAAAACAGATGTTACTTTACAAAAAGCGATTGATCATGCACAAAAAAATGGAGGTGGAATTGTCTATGTTCCAGCAGGATATTACTCGATTAACCGTACAGTTATTGTAAAACCAACAGTTTCTTTACAATTAAGTACTGCTGCAACTTTTAATATAACAAAAGATATCAATGGAATTGAATTAAAGAAAAACTCCAATATAAGCGGTGGAATGATTAGTGCTTGGGGATTAAATAAGTACACCAAATCTGCGATTTATATAGATGGAAGAGATAAACTTACCAGTGGTTCATTTTCTGCGAATATCTCAAATGTAAAACTAACATCACGAACAGGTGGAAATGGAATATTCCTCTATGCCCAAAAGGGAAATGATCATATCGGTTGGGTTCAGGTTGATAATATAAACATTCATGGGTTCGAAAAAGGGATCCATCTAAAAACAAACCCTGTTACCAGCCCGGATATGATATGGGTAGATGGTAATAATTTTAGTAATATTCTTATTAGTGATGCTGTATATGGCATATATTTGGATGGTCACAGATTTCTCCCATATGAAGTGGCAGGTAACATGTTTAACAATGTTCAAATTCAAAATACTGACCGAACAGAAATATCCATTTATATAAAAGGGAATTTGAATCAAATACAGGCAATGATTTGGGATGTTCGTCCAGGAAAAAAAGCAATTTATTTAGATACTGATTCCCGAGAAAATCAAATTAGATCCAATGTAAAGGTAACTGATCCTTCGGTTGTAGACCTGGGAGAAAATAATTTAATTTTACCTTTCCAAAAATAA